In Musa acuminata AAA Group cultivar baxijiao chromosome BXJ3-9, Cavendish_Baxijiao_AAA, whole genome shotgun sequence, a single genomic region encodes these proteins:
- the LOC135586160 gene encoding uncharacterized protein LOC135586160 isoform X1, giving the protein MGRGRGKGKKLAVATGNEDPGSGDQEVLPVYKRRGRPQKPLKDDIDVDDTETVEGKDDMKLTAPNKELKGSTVVVGKKRKRYSKAKENSDAIIEENGVGSKSRNEDLTRSNGFRHSGSRRKSKPHRAAEAGVECNEICIKDGFPVCSLDISYLCLFVHCADI; this is encoded by the exons ATGGGTCGAGGCAGAGGAAAGGGGAAGAAATTGGCAGTGGCCACTGGTAACGAGGACCCAGGGAGTGGTGATCAAGAGGTGCTCCCTGTATATAAGAGAAGAGGAAGGCCTCAGAAGCCGTTGAAGGATGACATTGATGTAGATGACACTGAAACGGTAGAAGGGAAAGATGATATGAAGCTTACTGCACCAAACAAAGAGCTTAAGGGTTCAACAGTGGTGGTTGGGAAGAAACGAAAGAGATATTCAAAAGCAAAAGAGAACTCTGATGCGATCATAGAGGAAAATGGTGTTGGATCAAAATCCAGAAACGAGGATTTAACAAGGTCCAATGGTTTTCGGCATAGTGGGAGCCGGCGGAAGAGCAAGCCTCATCGGGCTGCTGAAGCTGGAGTTGAGTGCAA TGAAATTTGCATTAAAGATGGATTCCCTGTGTGCTCTTTGGACATTTCCTACTTGTGTCTGTTTGTACACT
- the LOC135586160 gene encoding uncharacterized protein LOC135586160 isoform X2 — translation MGRGRGKGKKLAVATGNEDPGSGDQEVLPVYKRRGRPQKPLKDDIDVDDTETVEGKDDMKLTAPNKELKGSTVVVGKKRKRYSKAKENSDAIIEENGVGSKSRNEDLTRSNGFRHSGSRRKSKPHRAAEAGVECKR, via the coding sequence ATGGGTCGAGGCAGAGGAAAGGGGAAGAAATTGGCAGTGGCCACTGGTAACGAGGACCCAGGGAGTGGTGATCAAGAGGTGCTCCCTGTATATAAGAGAAGAGGAAGGCCTCAGAAGCCGTTGAAGGATGACATTGATGTAGATGACACTGAAACGGTAGAAGGGAAAGATGATATGAAGCTTACTGCACCAAACAAAGAGCTTAAGGGTTCAACAGTGGTGGTTGGGAAGAAACGAAAGAGATATTCAAAAGCAAAAGAGAACTCTGATGCGATCATAGAGGAAAATGGTGTTGGATCAAAATCCAGAAACGAGGATTTAACAAGGTCCAATGGTTTTCGGCATAGTGGGAGCCGGCGGAAGAGCAAGCCTCATCGGGCTGCTGAAGCTGGAGTTGAGTGCAA